A region from the Linepithema humile isolate Giens D197 chromosome 1, Lhum_UNIL_v1.0, whole genome shotgun sequence genome encodes:
- the AP-1gamma gene encoding AP-1 complex subunit gamma-1 isoform X2: MWPYYEAEDWSILPPELNRRFNPAFNMASIKQAFNEAVERVRMPAPTRLRDLIRQIRAARTAAEERTVVNKECAYIRSTFREEDSVWRCRNIAKLLYIHMLGYPAHFGQLECLKLIASPRFTDKRIGYLGAMLLLDERQDVHLLITNCLKNDLNSSTQFVIGLALCTLGAIASPEMARDLASEVERLMKSPNAYIRKKAALCAFRIIRRVPELMEMFLPATRSLITEKNHGVLITGVTLITEMCENSIDTLNHFKKIVPNLVRILKNLILAGYSPEHDVSGVSDPFLQVKILRLLRILGRNDVDASEAMNDILAQVATNTETSKNVGNTILYETVLSIMDIKSESGLRVLAVNILGRFLLNNDKNIRYVALNTLLKTVYVDTSAVQRHRSTILECLKDPDVSIRRRAMELSFALVNSNNIRNMIKELLLFLERADPEFKAQCSSNIVMSAERFAPNKRWHLETLFKVLVAAGNYVRDDVVACTIQLISETQSQQSFAVSALWRALEKDTSDKQPLAQVATWCIGEYGDLLLYGPPSEDVETPISLTEDEVIDVYQRLLWNPQNTVVTKQYTLLSLTKLSTRFQKGHEKIRQIIDTFGSNLHIELQQRGIEFSQLFRKYDHLRPALLERMPPMETARPQANGIIGMVNGEPEPEDEKLSTIEPTTTTSDSSALLDLLGTTDVGVTMPATTKNSSPSSIAVAHNNDLLDLLGNLDLNTPTPAAPTLPLQPQASTPPMFSPTSTNNFLMDGLLNTPSVQNEVSSMVVLDKAGLKITFKLERPPDVPDLLVINMQAQNSGSTTLTDFLFQAAVPRTFQLQMLSPSGTVIPPSGQVTQVLRVTNMNRAALRMRLRISYTGPTGPVLEQTEVNNFPGFTSQ; this comes from the exons ATGTGGCCTTACTATGAAGCCGAAGATTGGAGTATTTTGCCACCAGAACTTAACAGAAG GTTTAACCCAGCCTTTAATATGGCCTCCATAAAGCAAGCTTTCAATGAGGCTGTAGAAAGAG TTAGGATGCCTGCGCCGACACGGTTGAGGGATCTGATTAGACAAATACGAGCCGCGCGGACGGCAGCGGAAGAGAGAACAGTCGTGAACAAGGAGTGTGCGTATATCCGTTCGACATTTAGAGAAGAAGATAGTGTGTGGAGATGTCGTAACATTGCGAAGCTATTGTATATCCATATGCTGGG GTATCCAGCGCATTTTGGCCAATTGGAATGCTTAAAGCTTATTGCTTCACCGAGATTTACGGACAAACGAATCGGTTACTTGGGGGCCATGTTATTACTGGACGAACGACAGGATGTGCATCTCCTGAtaacaaattgtttaaaaaa TGATTTGAACAGTTCAACGCAGTTCGTCATCGGTTTGGCGTTGTGCACTCTGGGCGCGATCGCGTCGCCGGAGATGGCAAGAGATCTTGCGTCCGAGGTCGAGAGACTGATGAAGTCGCCGAACGCGTACATCCGGAAGAAAGCGGCGCTCTGCGCCTTTCGGATCATCAGACGCGTGCCGGAGCTGATGGAGATGTTTTTGCCGGCCACTCGCAGCTTAATCACCGAGAAGAATCACGGGGTGCTCATCACCGGCGTCACCCTCATCACGGAGATGTGCGAGAACAGCATCGACACGTTGAATCACTTTAAAAAG ATTGTGCCAAACCTCGTAAGAATCCTGAAGAATCTGATCCTAGCCGGATACTCGCCTGAGCACGACGTGTCTGGGGTGTCCGATCCGTTTCTTCAAGTGAAGATATTGCGTCTCCTTCGTATTCTGGGACGTAATGACGTCGACGCGTCCGAGGCCATGAACGATATACTTGCTCAAGTCGCGACCAACACGGAAACCAGTAAAAACGTTGGCAATACGATACTCTACGAAACGGTTCTCTCGATCATGGATATCAAGTCGGAGAGCGGGCTTCGAGTCTTAGCAGTCAATATACTCGGCAGATTTTTACTGAATAATGATAAGAATATCAGATACGTGGCCTTGAACACGTTGCTGAAGACGGTTTACGTGGACACAAGCGCGGTGCAGAGGCATCGATCGACAATTCTA GAATGCTTGAAAGATCCGGATGTGTCAATCAGGAGGCGCGCGATGGAACTGAGTTTCGCACTCGTAAACTCCAACAATATCAGAAACATGATAAAGGAATTGCTCTTGTTTTTGGAACGCGCCGATCCGGAATTCAAGGCTCAATGCAGCAGCAATATTGTGATGTCCGCAGAGAGATTCGCTCCGAACAAACGTTGGCATCTCGAGACGCTGTTCAAAGTCCTCGTCGCG GCTGGTAATTACGTGCGAGACGACGTGGTGGCGTGTACGATACAGTTAATATCGGAGACGCAGTCTCAACAGAGTTTCGCCGTCAGCGCATTGTGGCGCGCGTTAGAAAAAGATACGTCCGACAAGCAGCCCTTGGCGCAAGTAGCTACGTGGTGCATCGGCGAGTACGGCGATTTATTGTTGTACGGTCCGCCGTCGGAGGACGTTGAAACTCCGATCAGT TTGACAGAGGATGAAGTTATCGATGTGTATCAGAGGTTACTCTGGAATCCGCAGAACACTGTGGTTACAAAACAGTACACTTTATTGTCTCTCACGAAATTGAGCACGAGGTTCCAGAAAGGTCACGA AAAAATTCGTCAGATCATAGATACATTTGGTAGCAATTTGCATATCGAGTTACAGCAGAGAGGCATTGAGTTCTCGCAGTTGTTCCGGAAGTACGATCACCTGCGGCCCGCGCTGCTCGAGAGAATGCCGCCGATGGAGACGGCGCGGCCGCAAGCTAACGGTATTATTGGCATGGTGAACGGCGAGCCGGAACCGGAAGACGAGAAATTGTCCACGATCGAACCGACCACAACTACATCCGATTCA AGTGCACTTTTAGATTTACTTGGAACTACGGATGTGGGAGTGACGATGCCGGCGACCACTAAAAACTCCTCGCCGAGTTCGATCGCGGTGGCGCATAATAACGATCTATTAGATCTGCTCGGAAATTTGGATTTGAATACACCTACGCCTGCTGCGCCTACGCTACCGTTGCAACCGCAAGCATCAACGCCACCCATGTTCAGTCCCACTAGTACGAACAACTTCTTAATGGATGGATTGCTCAATACTCCGTCGGTTCAAAATG AGGTATCGAGCATGGTGGTCTTGGACAAGGCAGGGCTCAAAATAACGTTTAAATTGGAGAGACCACCAGATGTTCCCGATCTATTAGTTATAAATATGCAGGCTCAGAACTCTGGAAGCACCACTTTAACCGATTTTCTGTTCCAAGCAGCAGTTCCTAGG ACATTCCAATTACAAATGTTATCGCCGTCAGGTACTGTCATTCCGCCGTCTGGTCAAGTAACTCAAGTGTTGAGAGTCACGAATATGAATAGA GCAGCGTTAAGGATGAGATTGCGTATATCGTATACGGGCCCGACTGGACCAGTTCTGGAACAAACGGAAGTCAATAACTTTCCCGGCTTCACATCACAGTGA
- the AP-1gamma gene encoding AP-1 complex subunit gamma-1 isoform X1, with protein MWPYYEAEDWSILPPELNRRFNPAFNMASIKQAFNEAVERVRMPAPTRLRDLIRQIRAARTAAEERTVVNKECAYIRSTFREEDSVWRCRNIAKLLYIHMLGYPAHFGQLECLKLIASPRFTDKRIGYLGAMLLLDERQDVHLLITNCLKNDLNSSTQFVIGLALCTLGAIASPEMARDLASEVERLMKSPNAYIRKKAALCAFRIIRRVPELMEMFLPATRSLITEKNHGVLITGVTLITEMCENSIDTLNHFKKECGHREIVPNLVRILKNLILAGYSPEHDVSGVSDPFLQVKILRLLRILGRNDVDASEAMNDILAQVATNTETSKNVGNTILYETVLSIMDIKSESGLRVLAVNILGRFLLNNDKNIRYVALNTLLKTVYVDTSAVQRHRSTILECLKDPDVSIRRRAMELSFALVNSNNIRNMIKELLLFLERADPEFKAQCSSNIVMSAERFAPNKRWHLETLFKVLVAAGNYVRDDVVACTIQLISETQSQQSFAVSALWRALEKDTSDKQPLAQVATWCIGEYGDLLLYGPPSEDVETPISLTEDEVIDVYQRLLWNPQNTVVTKQYTLLSLTKLSTRFQKGHEKIRQIIDTFGSNLHIELQQRGIEFSQLFRKYDHLRPALLERMPPMETARPQANGIIGMVNGEPEPEDEKLSTIEPTTTTSDSSALLDLLGTTDVGVTMPATTKNSSPSSIAVAHNNDLLDLLGNLDLNTPTPAAPTLPLQPQASTPPMFSPTSTNNFLMDGLLNTPSVQNEVSSMVVLDKAGLKITFKLERPPDVPDLLVINMQAQNSGSTTLTDFLFQAAVPRTFQLQMLSPSGTVIPPSGQVTQVLRVTNMNRAALRMRLRISYTGPTGPVLEQTEVNNFPGFTSQ; from the exons ATGTGGCCTTACTATGAAGCCGAAGATTGGAGTATTTTGCCACCAGAACTTAACAGAAG GTTTAACCCAGCCTTTAATATGGCCTCCATAAAGCAAGCTTTCAATGAGGCTGTAGAAAGAG TTAGGATGCCTGCGCCGACACGGTTGAGGGATCTGATTAGACAAATACGAGCCGCGCGGACGGCAGCGGAAGAGAGAACAGTCGTGAACAAGGAGTGTGCGTATATCCGTTCGACATTTAGAGAAGAAGATAGTGTGTGGAGATGTCGTAACATTGCGAAGCTATTGTATATCCATATGCTGGG GTATCCAGCGCATTTTGGCCAATTGGAATGCTTAAAGCTTATTGCTTCACCGAGATTTACGGACAAACGAATCGGTTACTTGGGGGCCATGTTATTACTGGACGAACGACAGGATGTGCATCTCCTGAtaacaaattgtttaaaaaa TGATTTGAACAGTTCAACGCAGTTCGTCATCGGTTTGGCGTTGTGCACTCTGGGCGCGATCGCGTCGCCGGAGATGGCAAGAGATCTTGCGTCCGAGGTCGAGAGACTGATGAAGTCGCCGAACGCGTACATCCGGAAGAAAGCGGCGCTCTGCGCCTTTCGGATCATCAGACGCGTGCCGGAGCTGATGGAGATGTTTTTGCCGGCCACTCGCAGCTTAATCACCGAGAAGAATCACGGGGTGCTCATCACCGGCGTCACCCTCATCACGGAGATGTGCGAGAACAGCATCGACACGTTGAATCACTTTAAAAAG GAATGCGGCCATCGTGAG ATTGTGCCAAACCTCGTAAGAATCCTGAAGAATCTGATCCTAGCCGGATACTCGCCTGAGCACGACGTGTCTGGGGTGTCCGATCCGTTTCTTCAAGTGAAGATATTGCGTCTCCTTCGTATTCTGGGACGTAATGACGTCGACGCGTCCGAGGCCATGAACGATATACTTGCTCAAGTCGCGACCAACACGGAAACCAGTAAAAACGTTGGCAATACGATACTCTACGAAACGGTTCTCTCGATCATGGATATCAAGTCGGAGAGCGGGCTTCGAGTCTTAGCAGTCAATATACTCGGCAGATTTTTACTGAATAATGATAAGAATATCAGATACGTGGCCTTGAACACGTTGCTGAAGACGGTTTACGTGGACACAAGCGCGGTGCAGAGGCATCGATCGACAATTCTA GAATGCTTGAAAGATCCGGATGTGTCAATCAGGAGGCGCGCGATGGAACTGAGTTTCGCACTCGTAAACTCCAACAATATCAGAAACATGATAAAGGAATTGCTCTTGTTTTTGGAACGCGCCGATCCGGAATTCAAGGCTCAATGCAGCAGCAATATTGTGATGTCCGCAGAGAGATTCGCTCCGAACAAACGTTGGCATCTCGAGACGCTGTTCAAAGTCCTCGTCGCG GCTGGTAATTACGTGCGAGACGACGTGGTGGCGTGTACGATACAGTTAATATCGGAGACGCAGTCTCAACAGAGTTTCGCCGTCAGCGCATTGTGGCGCGCGTTAGAAAAAGATACGTCCGACAAGCAGCCCTTGGCGCAAGTAGCTACGTGGTGCATCGGCGAGTACGGCGATTTATTGTTGTACGGTCCGCCGTCGGAGGACGTTGAAACTCCGATCAGT TTGACAGAGGATGAAGTTATCGATGTGTATCAGAGGTTACTCTGGAATCCGCAGAACACTGTGGTTACAAAACAGTACACTTTATTGTCTCTCACGAAATTGAGCACGAGGTTCCAGAAAGGTCACGA AAAAATTCGTCAGATCATAGATACATTTGGTAGCAATTTGCATATCGAGTTACAGCAGAGAGGCATTGAGTTCTCGCAGTTGTTCCGGAAGTACGATCACCTGCGGCCCGCGCTGCTCGAGAGAATGCCGCCGATGGAGACGGCGCGGCCGCAAGCTAACGGTATTATTGGCATGGTGAACGGCGAGCCGGAACCGGAAGACGAGAAATTGTCCACGATCGAACCGACCACAACTACATCCGATTCA AGTGCACTTTTAGATTTACTTGGAACTACGGATGTGGGAGTGACGATGCCGGCGACCACTAAAAACTCCTCGCCGAGTTCGATCGCGGTGGCGCATAATAACGATCTATTAGATCTGCTCGGAAATTTGGATTTGAATACACCTACGCCTGCTGCGCCTACGCTACCGTTGCAACCGCAAGCATCAACGCCACCCATGTTCAGTCCCACTAGTACGAACAACTTCTTAATGGATGGATTGCTCAATACTCCGTCGGTTCAAAATG AGGTATCGAGCATGGTGGTCTTGGACAAGGCAGGGCTCAAAATAACGTTTAAATTGGAGAGACCACCAGATGTTCCCGATCTATTAGTTATAAATATGCAGGCTCAGAACTCTGGAAGCACCACTTTAACCGATTTTCTGTTCCAAGCAGCAGTTCCTAGG ACATTCCAATTACAAATGTTATCGCCGTCAGGTACTGTCATTCCGCCGTCTGGTCAAGTAACTCAAGTGTTGAGAGTCACGAATATGAATAGA GCAGCGTTAAGGATGAGATTGCGTATATCGTATACGGGCCCGACTGGACCAGTTCTGGAACAAACGGAAGTCAATAACTTTCCCGGCTTCACATCACAGTGA
- the AP-1gamma gene encoding AP-1 complex subunit gamma-1 isoform X3, whose protein sequence is MNASEHGFNPAFNMASIKQAFNEAVERVSTVRMPAPTRLRDLIRQIRAARTAAEERTVVNKECAYIRSTFREEDSVWRCRNIAKLLYIHMLGYPAHFGQLECLKLIASPRFTDKRIGYLGAMLLLDERQDVHLLITNCLKNDLNSSTQFVIGLALCTLGAIASPEMARDLASEVERLMKSPNAYIRKKAALCAFRIIRRVPELMEMFLPATRSLITEKNHGVLITGVTLITEMCENSIDTLNHFKKECGHREIVPNLVRILKNLILAGYSPEHDVSGVSDPFLQVKILRLLRILGRNDVDASEAMNDILAQVATNTETSKNVGNTILYETVLSIMDIKSESGLRVLAVNILGRFLLNNDKNIRYVALNTLLKTVYVDTSAVQRHRSTILECLKDPDVSIRRRAMELSFALVNSNNIRNMIKELLLFLERADPEFKAQCSSNIVMSAERFAPNKRWHLETLFKVLVAAGNYVRDDVVACTIQLISETQSQQSFAVSALWRALEKDTSDKQPLAQVATWCIGEYGDLLLYGPPSEDVETPISLTEDEVIDVYQRLLWNPQNTVVTKQYTLLSLTKLSTRFQKGHEKIRQIIDTFGSNLHIELQQRGIEFSQLFRKYDHLRPALLERMPPMETARPQANGIIGMVNGEPEPEDEKLSTIEPTTTTSDSSALLDLLGTTDVGVTMPATTKNSSPSSIAVAHNNDLLDLLGNLDLNTPTPAAPTLPLQPQASTPPMFSPTSTNNFLMDGLLNTPSVQNEVSSMVVLDKAGLKITFKLERPPDVPDLLVINMQAQNSGSTTLTDFLFQAAVPRTFQLQMLSPSGTVIPPSGQVTQVLRVTNMNRAALRMRLRISYTGPTGPVLEQTEVNNFPGFTSQ, encoded by the exons ATGAATGCCTCAGAACATGG GTTTAACCCAGCCTTTAATATGGCCTCCATAAAGCAAGCTTTCAATGAGGCTGTAGAAAGAG TCTCAACAGTTAGGATGCCTGCGCCGACACGGTTGAGGGATCTGATTAGACAAATACGAGCCGCGCGGACGGCAGCGGAAGAGAGAACAGTCGTGAACAAGGAGTGTGCGTATATCCGTTCGACATTTAGAGAAGAAGATAGTGTGTGGAGATGTCGTAACATTGCGAAGCTATTGTATATCCATATGCTGGG GTATCCAGCGCATTTTGGCCAATTGGAATGCTTAAAGCTTATTGCTTCACCGAGATTTACGGACAAACGAATCGGTTACTTGGGGGCCATGTTATTACTGGACGAACGACAGGATGTGCATCTCCTGAtaacaaattgtttaaaaaa TGATTTGAACAGTTCAACGCAGTTCGTCATCGGTTTGGCGTTGTGCACTCTGGGCGCGATCGCGTCGCCGGAGATGGCAAGAGATCTTGCGTCCGAGGTCGAGAGACTGATGAAGTCGCCGAACGCGTACATCCGGAAGAAAGCGGCGCTCTGCGCCTTTCGGATCATCAGACGCGTGCCGGAGCTGATGGAGATGTTTTTGCCGGCCACTCGCAGCTTAATCACCGAGAAGAATCACGGGGTGCTCATCACCGGCGTCACCCTCATCACGGAGATGTGCGAGAACAGCATCGACACGTTGAATCACTTTAAAAAG GAATGCGGCCATCGTGAG ATTGTGCCAAACCTCGTAAGAATCCTGAAGAATCTGATCCTAGCCGGATACTCGCCTGAGCACGACGTGTCTGGGGTGTCCGATCCGTTTCTTCAAGTGAAGATATTGCGTCTCCTTCGTATTCTGGGACGTAATGACGTCGACGCGTCCGAGGCCATGAACGATATACTTGCTCAAGTCGCGACCAACACGGAAACCAGTAAAAACGTTGGCAATACGATACTCTACGAAACGGTTCTCTCGATCATGGATATCAAGTCGGAGAGCGGGCTTCGAGTCTTAGCAGTCAATATACTCGGCAGATTTTTACTGAATAATGATAAGAATATCAGATACGTGGCCTTGAACACGTTGCTGAAGACGGTTTACGTGGACACAAGCGCGGTGCAGAGGCATCGATCGACAATTCTA GAATGCTTGAAAGATCCGGATGTGTCAATCAGGAGGCGCGCGATGGAACTGAGTTTCGCACTCGTAAACTCCAACAATATCAGAAACATGATAAAGGAATTGCTCTTGTTTTTGGAACGCGCCGATCCGGAATTCAAGGCTCAATGCAGCAGCAATATTGTGATGTCCGCAGAGAGATTCGCTCCGAACAAACGTTGGCATCTCGAGACGCTGTTCAAAGTCCTCGTCGCG GCTGGTAATTACGTGCGAGACGACGTGGTGGCGTGTACGATACAGTTAATATCGGAGACGCAGTCTCAACAGAGTTTCGCCGTCAGCGCATTGTGGCGCGCGTTAGAAAAAGATACGTCCGACAAGCAGCCCTTGGCGCAAGTAGCTACGTGGTGCATCGGCGAGTACGGCGATTTATTGTTGTACGGTCCGCCGTCGGAGGACGTTGAAACTCCGATCAGT TTGACAGAGGATGAAGTTATCGATGTGTATCAGAGGTTACTCTGGAATCCGCAGAACACTGTGGTTACAAAACAGTACACTTTATTGTCTCTCACGAAATTGAGCACGAGGTTCCAGAAAGGTCACGA AAAAATTCGTCAGATCATAGATACATTTGGTAGCAATTTGCATATCGAGTTACAGCAGAGAGGCATTGAGTTCTCGCAGTTGTTCCGGAAGTACGATCACCTGCGGCCCGCGCTGCTCGAGAGAATGCCGCCGATGGAGACGGCGCGGCCGCAAGCTAACGGTATTATTGGCATGGTGAACGGCGAGCCGGAACCGGAAGACGAGAAATTGTCCACGATCGAACCGACCACAACTACATCCGATTCA AGTGCACTTTTAGATTTACTTGGAACTACGGATGTGGGAGTGACGATGCCGGCGACCACTAAAAACTCCTCGCCGAGTTCGATCGCGGTGGCGCATAATAACGATCTATTAGATCTGCTCGGAAATTTGGATTTGAATACACCTACGCCTGCTGCGCCTACGCTACCGTTGCAACCGCAAGCATCAACGCCACCCATGTTCAGTCCCACTAGTACGAACAACTTCTTAATGGATGGATTGCTCAATACTCCGTCGGTTCAAAATG AGGTATCGAGCATGGTGGTCTTGGACAAGGCAGGGCTCAAAATAACGTTTAAATTGGAGAGACCACCAGATGTTCCCGATCTATTAGTTATAAATATGCAGGCTCAGAACTCTGGAAGCACCACTTTAACCGATTTTCTGTTCCAAGCAGCAGTTCCTAGG ACATTCCAATTACAAATGTTATCGCCGTCAGGTACTGTCATTCCGCCGTCTGGTCAAGTAACTCAAGTGTTGAGAGTCACGAATATGAATAGA GCAGCGTTAAGGATGAGATTGCGTATATCGTATACGGGCCCGACTGGACCAGTTCTGGAACAAACGGAAGTCAATAACTTTCCCGGCTTCACATCACAGTGA
- the AP-1gamma gene encoding AP-1 complex subunit gamma-1 isoform X4, with amino-acid sequence MNASEHGFNPAFNMASIKQAFNEAVERVRMPAPTRLRDLIRQIRAARTAAEERTVVNKECAYIRSTFREEDSVWRCRNIAKLLYIHMLGYPAHFGQLECLKLIASPRFTDKRIGYLGAMLLLDERQDVHLLITNCLKNDLNSSTQFVIGLALCTLGAIASPEMARDLASEVERLMKSPNAYIRKKAALCAFRIIRRVPELMEMFLPATRSLITEKNHGVLITGVTLITEMCENSIDTLNHFKKECGHREIVPNLVRILKNLILAGYSPEHDVSGVSDPFLQVKILRLLRILGRNDVDASEAMNDILAQVATNTETSKNVGNTILYETVLSIMDIKSESGLRVLAVNILGRFLLNNDKNIRYVALNTLLKTVYVDTSAVQRHRSTILECLKDPDVSIRRRAMELSFALVNSNNIRNMIKELLLFLERADPEFKAQCSSNIVMSAERFAPNKRWHLETLFKVLVAAGNYVRDDVVACTIQLISETQSQQSFAVSALWRALEKDTSDKQPLAQVATWCIGEYGDLLLYGPPSEDVETPISLTEDEVIDVYQRLLWNPQNTVVTKQYTLLSLTKLSTRFQKGHEKIRQIIDTFGSNLHIELQQRGIEFSQLFRKYDHLRPALLERMPPMETARPQANGIIGMVNGEPEPEDEKLSTIEPTTTTSDSSALLDLLGTTDVGVTMPATTKNSSPSSIAVAHNNDLLDLLGNLDLNTPTPAAPTLPLQPQASTPPMFSPTSTNNFLMDGLLNTPSVQNEVSSMVVLDKAGLKITFKLERPPDVPDLLVINMQAQNSGSTTLTDFLFQAAVPRTFQLQMLSPSGTVIPPSGQVTQVLRVTNMNRAALRMRLRISYTGPTGPVLEQTEVNNFPGFTSQ; translated from the exons ATGAATGCCTCAGAACATGG GTTTAACCCAGCCTTTAATATGGCCTCCATAAAGCAAGCTTTCAATGAGGCTGTAGAAAGAG TTAGGATGCCTGCGCCGACACGGTTGAGGGATCTGATTAGACAAATACGAGCCGCGCGGACGGCAGCGGAAGAGAGAACAGTCGTGAACAAGGAGTGTGCGTATATCCGTTCGACATTTAGAGAAGAAGATAGTGTGTGGAGATGTCGTAACATTGCGAAGCTATTGTATATCCATATGCTGGG GTATCCAGCGCATTTTGGCCAATTGGAATGCTTAAAGCTTATTGCTTCACCGAGATTTACGGACAAACGAATCGGTTACTTGGGGGCCATGTTATTACTGGACGAACGACAGGATGTGCATCTCCTGAtaacaaattgtttaaaaaa TGATTTGAACAGTTCAACGCAGTTCGTCATCGGTTTGGCGTTGTGCACTCTGGGCGCGATCGCGTCGCCGGAGATGGCAAGAGATCTTGCGTCCGAGGTCGAGAGACTGATGAAGTCGCCGAACGCGTACATCCGGAAGAAAGCGGCGCTCTGCGCCTTTCGGATCATCAGACGCGTGCCGGAGCTGATGGAGATGTTTTTGCCGGCCACTCGCAGCTTAATCACCGAGAAGAATCACGGGGTGCTCATCACCGGCGTCACCCTCATCACGGAGATGTGCGAGAACAGCATCGACACGTTGAATCACTTTAAAAAG GAATGCGGCCATCGTGAG ATTGTGCCAAACCTCGTAAGAATCCTGAAGAATCTGATCCTAGCCGGATACTCGCCTGAGCACGACGTGTCTGGGGTGTCCGATCCGTTTCTTCAAGTGAAGATATTGCGTCTCCTTCGTATTCTGGGACGTAATGACGTCGACGCGTCCGAGGCCATGAACGATATACTTGCTCAAGTCGCGACCAACACGGAAACCAGTAAAAACGTTGGCAATACGATACTCTACGAAACGGTTCTCTCGATCATGGATATCAAGTCGGAGAGCGGGCTTCGAGTCTTAGCAGTCAATATACTCGGCAGATTTTTACTGAATAATGATAAGAATATCAGATACGTGGCCTTGAACACGTTGCTGAAGACGGTTTACGTGGACACAAGCGCGGTGCAGAGGCATCGATCGACAATTCTA GAATGCTTGAAAGATCCGGATGTGTCAATCAGGAGGCGCGCGATGGAACTGAGTTTCGCACTCGTAAACTCCAACAATATCAGAAACATGATAAAGGAATTGCTCTTGTTTTTGGAACGCGCCGATCCGGAATTCAAGGCTCAATGCAGCAGCAATATTGTGATGTCCGCAGAGAGATTCGCTCCGAACAAACGTTGGCATCTCGAGACGCTGTTCAAAGTCCTCGTCGCG GCTGGTAATTACGTGCGAGACGACGTGGTGGCGTGTACGATACAGTTAATATCGGAGACGCAGTCTCAACAGAGTTTCGCCGTCAGCGCATTGTGGCGCGCGTTAGAAAAAGATACGTCCGACAAGCAGCCCTTGGCGCAAGTAGCTACGTGGTGCATCGGCGAGTACGGCGATTTATTGTTGTACGGTCCGCCGTCGGAGGACGTTGAAACTCCGATCAGT TTGACAGAGGATGAAGTTATCGATGTGTATCAGAGGTTACTCTGGAATCCGCAGAACACTGTGGTTACAAAACAGTACACTTTATTGTCTCTCACGAAATTGAGCACGAGGTTCCAGAAAGGTCACGA AAAAATTCGTCAGATCATAGATACATTTGGTAGCAATTTGCATATCGAGTTACAGCAGAGAGGCATTGAGTTCTCGCAGTTGTTCCGGAAGTACGATCACCTGCGGCCCGCGCTGCTCGAGAGAATGCCGCCGATGGAGACGGCGCGGCCGCAAGCTAACGGTATTATTGGCATGGTGAACGGCGAGCCGGAACCGGAAGACGAGAAATTGTCCACGATCGAACCGACCACAACTACATCCGATTCA AGTGCACTTTTAGATTTACTTGGAACTACGGATGTGGGAGTGACGATGCCGGCGACCACTAAAAACTCCTCGCCGAGTTCGATCGCGGTGGCGCATAATAACGATCTATTAGATCTGCTCGGAAATTTGGATTTGAATACACCTACGCCTGCTGCGCCTACGCTACCGTTGCAACCGCAAGCATCAACGCCACCCATGTTCAGTCCCACTAGTACGAACAACTTCTTAATGGATGGATTGCTCAATACTCCGTCGGTTCAAAATG AGGTATCGAGCATGGTGGTCTTGGACAAGGCAGGGCTCAAAATAACGTTTAAATTGGAGAGACCACCAGATGTTCCCGATCTATTAGTTATAAATATGCAGGCTCAGAACTCTGGAAGCACCACTTTAACCGATTTTCTGTTCCAAGCAGCAGTTCCTAGG ACATTCCAATTACAAATGTTATCGCCGTCAGGTACTGTCATTCCGCCGTCTGGTCAAGTAACTCAAGTGTTGAGAGTCACGAATATGAATAGA GCAGCGTTAAGGATGAGATTGCGTATATCGTATACGGGCCCGACTGGACCAGTTCTGGAACAAACGGAAGTCAATAACTTTCCCGGCTTCACATCACAGTGA